A genomic segment from Lytechinus variegatus isolate NC3 chromosome 10, Lvar_3.0, whole genome shotgun sequence encodes:
- the LOC121422683 gene encoding protein Ycf2-like, with product MGFIKFKVRARSLPSEEESFDYSSDQAEGSNVCCLAGIKKLFSKNKKPKPSAIHEVTDDINIDDDNDDVTLVSNYSCQSLVTLVRSADSIEPRSLHDSWSAPAVLGQDCHQFLMPPMSNKVEDQLPSTSYSRDVSVSAQAFLAYHRSINDEESDDDSVASDTEYAGFENDHGSEADVESNDDAEKISVTSLVYSKSAIAQDLYTVDQAQEETKDEIDNDVVESCHDDDKTSSSIDQTSLMVMEYDHIHVIDETITDEMDEASYHAYSSYPSCGSEGEDVINDDYATSQDRESDNFFSQIFAMIFLIWMYIFKAFGSLYQTGLQLVLGTIIEDEEEEDDFFTQVLTVIFAIWMCILQPIGIIFHPFVSIFNTGLQVVQYVIFGNDDEDQEDDDMEEEEENKEEGEEEEAERRKAEEEDDFFTQVLTVIFVILMCILLPFGIIFHPFVSIFNTGFQVVQYVIFGDDDEDEDDEMEEGKEEEECNEEEEVGGEVEEGLDDAEEEDEEEEEEEHEEAEDVEEEEEEDFFTQVLTVIFVILMCIFHPIGIIFHPFVSIFNTGLQVVQYIIFGDDDEDDEMEEGKEVEEVKEEEEVGGGQGGERERRGGGGGQ from the exons ATGGGCTTTATCAAATTTAAAGTTAGAGCTCGATCTTTACCATCTGAAGAAGAAAGTTTTGATTATTCTTCTGATCAGGCAGAGGGTAGCAATGTCTGCTGCTTGGCAGGGATCAAGAAATTATTCTCTAAGAATAAGAAG CCAAAGCCATCGGCCATTCACGAAGTGACAGATGATATCAACATTGATGACGACAACGATGACGTCACTCTTGTCAGCAACTACTCCTGTCAGTCATTGGTCACTTTGGTCAGATCAGCCGACAGTATCGAGCCAAGATCACTTCATGATTCTTGGTCTGCACCTGCTGTACTTGGTCAGGATTGTCATCAGTTCTTGATGCCACCAATGAGCAACAAGGTTGAGGACCAGCTACCATCTACGTCCTATTCAAGGGACGTAAGCGTTTCCGCCCAGGCCTTCCTGGCTTACC ATCGATCTATCAACGACGAGGAGAGCGATGACGACTCGGTGGCATCTGACACCGAATACGCCGGGTTTGAGAACGACCATGGCAGTGAGGCTGATGTCGAATCCAACGATGATGCCGAGAAGATCTCGGTCACCAGCCTTGTGTATTCTAAGAGTGCAA TCGCCCAAGACCTGTACACGGTTGATCAGGCCCAGGAAGAGACCAAGGACGAGATCGACAATGATGTCGTAGAGTCCTGCCATGATGACGATAAGACCAGCTCATCGATTGACCAGACGTCATTGATGGTCATGGAGTACGACCACATCCACGTCATCGACGAAACGATCACTGATGAAATGG ACGAAGCCTCCTACCATGCCTACAGTAGCTACCCATCATGCGGCTCAGAGGGAGAAGACGTCATCAATGACGATTACGCTACGTCACAGGATCGTGAATCTGACAATTTCTTCAGTCAGATCTTTGCAATGATCTTCCTCATCTGGATGTACATCTTCAAAGCTTTCGGGAGCCTCTATCAAACCGGGCTCCAACTCGTCCTCGGTACCATCATTGAGgatgaggaagaggaggatGATTTCTTCACTCAAGTCCTGACAGTGATCTTTGCCATCTGGATGTGCATCCTCCAACCTATCGGGATCATCTTCCACCCTTTTGTGAGCATCTTCAACACCGGGCTCCAGGTCGTCCAGTATGTCATCTTCGGGAACGATGACGAGGACCAGGAGGATGATGATatggaggaagaggaggagaacaAGGAGGaaggagaggaggaggaagcGGAGCGGAGGAAGGCAGAGGAGGAAGATGATTTCTTCACGCAAGTCTTGACCGTGATCTTTGTCATCTTGATGTGCATCCTCTTACCTTTTGGAATCATCTTCCACCCTTTTGTGAGCATCTTCAACACCGGGTTCCAGGTCGTCCAATACGTCATCTTTGGGGACGATGACGAGGACGAAGATGATGAGATGGAGGaggggaaggaagaagaggaatgtaatgaggaggaggaggtgggCGGGGAGGTGGAAGAGGGGCTGGATGACGCAGAGGAGGAGGacgaggaagaagaggaggaggaacaCGAGGAGGCAGAGGATgtggaagaagaggaggaggaggatttCTTCACGCAAGTCTTGACAGTGATCTTTGTCATCTTGATGTGCATCTTCCATCCTATCGGGATCATCTTCCATCCTTTTGTGAGCATCTTCAACACCGGACTCCAGGTCGTCCAGTATATCATCTTTGGGGACGACGACGAGGACGATGAGATGGAGGAGGGGAAGGAAGTAGAGGAAGttaaggaggaggaggaggttg GAGGAGGACAAGGAGGAGAAcgagaaagaagaggaggaggaggaggacaaTGA
- the LOC121423033 gene encoding uncharacterized protein LOC121423033: MVTLDALFRIMAMKSELRSAYGGCNLDTKLSLLEVGGEGASSPSKPKLSHNNTPFLPRIRVEECGLTVEARDRDSWKRLKGTGMRCWKPGKRRKSKNKGEDDKSPTNAPTLPLRDGFHTQEQREEECDAHSVKSSSSSLYQCPTSAFIGSLQVGSVPFSHSRARENARMARAIRWPIGCLKYSTPHSSSTSDVKTDSLMSVVESSKQRLMPLVPSPSAPLKTPSNVSPRERVILNKLASKRKQQLSRRLGKSNDGTNNTGSSPESRLPSPIDFDQFLPTTHCAHLVNITSSTTQPSSKYILRSDGLYDIIDDSTQTRLEKLHGSSSTVSLSTIPIERVSSGSNTNTSGYESVNGISTRTLQGHNRDCPLCNDFKPSDVGHFCPPNTPDDVTSHADIAQ, translated from the coding sequence ATGGTAACCTTGGATGCATTATTTCGAATAATGGCGATGAAATCGGAACTGAGATCGGCTTATGGTGGTTGCAATTTGGACACCAAACTGTCCCTTTTAGAAGTTGGGGGCGAAGGGGCATCGTCACCGTCTAAGCCGAAGTTGTCGCACAACAACACTCCTTTCTTGCCCAGAATTCGAGTCGAAGAGTGCGGATTGACCGTCGAGGCCCGAGATAGAGACTCTTGGAAGCGATTGAAAGGCACTGGTATGAGATGCTGGAAACCTGGAAAGAGAAGAAAGTCAAAAAATAAAGGCGAAGATGACAAGTCCCCCACAAACGCGCCAACACTACCGTTGCGTGACGGGTTTCACACGCAAGAACAAAGGGAAGAGGAATGCGACGCGCACAGCGTAAAGTCGAGTAGTAGCTCACTTTACCAATGTCCAACGTCGGCATTCATTGGATCTCTTCAAGTTGGGAGCGTTCCATTCAGTCATAGTAGAGCGAGAGAGAATGCCCGGATGGCTCGCGCAATCCGATGGCCGATCGGTTGTCTTAAATATTCGACACCGCATTCATCATCGACTTCGGACGTCAAGACGGACTCTTTGATGTCGGTTGTCGAATCTTCGAAACAGCGACTCATGCCTCTCGTACCCTCGCCTTCTGCACCCTTGAAAACTCCGAGTAATGTTTCTCCTCGCGAAAGGGTGATTCTTAACAAACTTGCTTCTAAGCGAAAACAGCAATTATCTCGGCGACTAGGGAAGAGCAACGATGGGACCAACAACACCGGGTCCTCTCCCGAAAGTCGACTTCCATCGCCAATTGATTTTGATCAGTTCCTTCCAACAACTCACTGTGCCCATCTTGTAAACATCACCTCATCAACGACACAACCAAGCTCGAAATACATCTTACGCAGTGACGGTCTTTACGATATCATCGATGACTCGACGCAAACCCGTTTAGAAAAGCTTCATGGGTCGTCATCCACGGTTTCGTTGTCGACCATACCTATAGAACGGGTGTCCAGTGGGTCGAATACGAATACATCAGGCTACGAATCGGTCAACGGAATCTCAACTCGAACATTGCAGGGCCACAACAGGGATTGCCCACTGTGTAACGACTTTAAACCGTCTGATGTCGGCCATTTTTGCCCACCAAATACGCCGGATGATGTCACCAGTCATGCAGACATTGCACAATGA